One window from the genome of Pyrobaculum ferrireducens encodes:
- a CDS encoding PD-(D/E)XK nuclease family protein, with translation MSLAEEVKRVLMENPDILAEVLVSRPEIIYKALAQLAPWQNLATRQDIDELRKAARQDIDELKRALDELRKSVDQISLRLDALEKTVSQISLRVDALGARWGVLSEDAFREGVRELLRAAGYAVEKRLYYDADGYVYGYPSEVELDVVIKDGAVIAVEIASSLRRGDLLAVKRKTELYTKTTGRPVNAVLVITPYISDRNPSYIKAMAERINIKLIAPEEAAARPV, from the coding sequence GTGTCTCTTGCCGAGGAGGTCAAGAGGGTATTGATGGAGAACCCAGATATACTAGCAGAGGTGCTGGTCTCCAGACCTGAGATAATTTACAAGGCCCTGGCCCAGCTGGCCCCGTGGCAGAACCTGGCTACTAGACAAGATATAGATGAATTGAGAAAAGCCGCTAGACAAGATATAGATGAGCTGAAGAGAGCTTTAGACGAGTTGAGAAAAAGCGTTGATCAGATATCTCTGAGACTAGATGCGCTGGAAAAAACTGTTAGCCAAATATCTCTAAGAGTAGACGCGCTCGGCGCCCGCTGGGGGGTCCTCAGCGAAGACGCCTTTAGAGAGGGGGTGAGGGAGCTTCTGCGCGCGGCTGGCTACGCGGTGGAGAAGCGGCTGTACTACGACGCAGACGGGTACGTCTACGGATACCCCAGCGAGGTGGAGCTCGACGTAGTTATAAAAGACGGCGCTGTAATCGCCGTGGAGATCGCCTCTAGTCTGAGGAGGGGGGATTTGCTTGCCGTAAAGCGGAAAACTGAACTATATACAAAAACCACCGGAAGGCCAGTCAACGCGGTTTTAGTCATAACGCCGTATATCAGCGACAGAAACCCAAGCTACATCAAAGCCATGGCTGAGAGAATCAACATCAAACTCATAGCCCCAGAGGAGGCGGCGGCGAGGCCTGTTTAG
- a CDS encoding AAA family ATPase, which translates to MVKAFEYVEALASFYGAEDSAEETLELAGVSGRLPLGKMSQGMKRLVQLAAALAVAPKVKLLVLDDPYVSVSPERSAELHDELLRRSRDGVLVLTARVPLKATLQVDFLSLKP; encoded by the coding sequence ATGGTTAAGGCTTTCGAATACGTGGAGGCGCTTGCGTCGTTCTACGGAGCTGAGGACTCGGCCGAGGAGACCCTCGAACTGGCAGGCGTGTCTGGGCGCTTGCCGTTGGGCAAGATGTCGCAGGGGATGAAGAGGTTGGTCCAGCTGGCCGCCGCATTGGCGGTCGCGCCCAAGGTCAAGTTGCTCGTCTTGGACGATCCCTACGTCAGCGTATCCCCTGAGAGATCCGCCGAGCTCCACGACGAGTTGTTGAGAAGGTCGAGGGACGGCGTGTTGGTCCTGACGGCGCGCGTCCCCCTGAAGGCGACTCTGCAGGTCGACTTCTTGTCTTTAAAGCCGTGA
- a CDS encoding ABC transporter ATP-binding protein produces the protein MLEARGLVVGYDKPLTKPLDFKLAKGESIVFYGPNGVGKTTLAKTIASLLKPLGGSVLLDGVPVPRARDYIFFLPEVVDLPDG, from the coding sequence ATGTTGGAGGCTAGAGGCCTAGTCGTCGGCTATGACAAGCCCTTGACAAAGCCCTTGGACTTTAAGCTGGCTAAGGGCGAGTCGATAGTCTTCTACGGGCCTAACGGCGTCGGCAAGACGACTTTGGCCAAAACAATAGCCTCTCTGCTGAAACCGCTCGGCGGCTCCGTGCTCCTAGACGGCGTGCCTGTCCCAAGGGCTAGGGACTATATATTCTTCCTGCCGGAGGTCGTGGATCTGCCGGATGGTTAA
- a CDS encoding type III-B CRISPR module-associated Cmr3 family protein encodes MLVIKPLEPLHFGKTQIPGIDLAGRDAAFTAPPPSTILGLLASIKGINYYNKPKPCNRPLEDLKTTYRELTGEELTPTIEGVDRPLIWGPVVYIEKIPHIPIEGGYFVPRGEMEKYIDNAAGENSKIKIKKATVNIKPGIALDPTSKTPRYGYLYGATYVGYPLASEIRYVVNMAIPTDQNYKGVYRLGGEGRLAQIELREKPVDIRGEKPEGESKKSEDAIVLTPLLFQPEDGYARTAGHPKGPTPGLECVEEIRGIYTGDTFKIVAEPMGLGYSEVCNRRRPLYYALPPGTVVKIKCKYKAVGLFSQLGYGAIIRTKDRLP; translated from the coding sequence GTGCTTGTAATCAAGCCGCTGGAGCCGCTCCACTTCGGCAAGACGCAGATCCCCGGCATAGACCTCGCCGGCAGAGACGCTGCCTTCACGGCGCCCCCGCCCTCGACAATATTAGGCCTCCTCGCCTCTATAAAAGGCATCAACTACTACAACAAGCCAAAACCCTGCAACCGTCCACTAGAAGATCTCAAAACCACATATAGAGAATTGACGGGAGAAGAACTAACACCCACAATAGAGGGGGTAGACAGACCCCTCATTTGGGGGCCAGTAGTATACATAGAAAAAATCCCACATATACCTATCGAGGGAGGATATTTTGTACCTAGAGGAGAAATGGAGAAATACATCGATAATGCCGCAGGAGAAAACTCAAAAATCAAAATCAAGAAAGCAACAGTCAACATAAAGCCAGGCATAGCCCTAGACCCGACGTCCAAAACCCCCAGATACGGCTACCTCTACGGAGCCACATATGTAGGCTACCCCCTTGCATCAGAGATACGCTACGTCGTAAACATGGCAATCCCCACAGATCAAAACTACAAAGGGGTCTACAGACTCGGAGGAGAAGGCAGACTAGCCCAGATAGAGTTAAGAGAAAAACCAGTAGACATAAGAGGAGAAAAACCGGAAGGTGAATCCAAAAAGAGCGAAGATGCCATAGTGCTGACTCCCCTCCTTTTCCAGCCAGAAGACGGCTATGCAAGAACGGCAGGCCACCCAAAGGGTCCAACACCCGGCCTTGAATGCGTCGAAGAGATACGCGGCATCTACACTGGCGACACATTCAAAATTGTCGCCGAGCCAATGGGGCTCGGCTACAGTGAGGTATGCAACAGAAGGAGACCACTCTACTACGCCCTCCCACCTGGAACCGTAGTAAAAATAAAATGTAAATATAAAGCAGTTGGCCTCTTCTCACAACTAGGATATGGAGCGATAATAAGAACTAAAGATAGACTTCCCTGA